The following coding sequences are from one Selenomonas sputigena ATCC 35185 window:
- a CDS encoding CRISPR-associated helicase/endonuclease Cas3 — protein sequence MTKSSAYLGHLDEETGREQLLFDHLTGVADLAGRFAAAFGEEAMGRLLGLYHDIGKYSREFQEYLRADEAEKKRRRGRIDHSTAGAQEIVKLRQSADDEQSKRLARGMAQVMAFCIAGHHGGIPNQGTSANTAEDGTLLGRLKRRNLPDYHAYHEADLPQTLPPSSLLLAQAARAPLSAMLYTRMLFSCLVDADFLDTEDFMSAGNVEREGFASVETLLERLQESLEEKFSKPKTEKEKQKLQLPINEKRSALLAESIAAGKEARGSLYRLTVPTGGGKTISSLAFALHYAAHAKRKRRRIIYVIPYTSIIEQNAAVFRDLLGSDSVVEHHQNVDYDDVQDMDMNRKRLATENWDAPVIVTTNVQFFESLFSNRPSKCRKLHNLAESIVIFDEAQMIPIDYLRPSLAAIEALVRHYACTAVLCTATQPPLGQFFSADMQPLEICPALMENAAFFRRTKIELREETMTEEELAEELAAHEQVLCIVNVKKTAQSVFDLLREDEGTYHLSTNLYPVHREQVLEEIRARLKDGKPCRVISTSLVEAGVDLDFPCVYREINGLDSIVQAAGRCNREGRRSAEESAVHVFSLEKLAKNAQLAAEITKNVARSFAEDLASPEAIRRYFEELYDLSGKNRLDKKDIMGQSGKFAFADIADDVRLIEDRTKPIFIPQTEEGQALLARLEQGERSRSLMRKVGRYIVTVYTGYAEAPFEQLAAQGKIRMLDENLAVLVDMAVYDSEKGLSNNVGEGEGMFL from the coding sequence ATGACAAAATCTTCTGCTTATCTTGGACATCTTGATGAAGAAACGGGGCGCGAGCAGCTTTTGTTCGACCATCTGACGGGCGTTGCCGATCTTGCAGGGCGCTTTGCCGCCGCTTTTGGCGAGGAGGCGATGGGGCGGCTCTTGGGCTTGTATCACGATATCGGCAAGTATTCGCGCGAGTTTCAAGAGTATCTGCGCGCGGACGAGGCGGAGAAGAAAAGGCGCAGAGGCCGCATCGACCATTCGACGGCAGGGGCCCAGGAGATCGTGAAGCTGCGGCAGAGCGCGGACGATGAGCAAAGCAAAAGGCTTGCTAGAGGCATGGCGCAGGTGATGGCGTTCTGCATCGCAGGGCATCATGGCGGCATACCGAACCAGGGTACGTCAGCGAATACAGCGGAAGACGGCACGCTTTTGGGCAGACTCAAGCGACGGAATCTGCCCGATTACCATGCTTATCACGAGGCCGATCTGCCGCAGACCTTGCCGCCCTCGTCGCTCTTGTTGGCGCAAGCCGCGCGTGCGCCGCTCTCCGCGATGCTCTATACGCGCATGCTTTTCTCCTGTCTCGTCGATGCGGACTTTCTCGACACGGAAGACTTCATGTCGGCGGGGAATGTCGAGAGGGAAGGTTTTGCTTCTGTGGAAACCTTGCTCGAACGCCTGCAGGAGAGCCTTGAAGAGAAATTCTCGAAGCCGAAGACGGAAAAAGAAAAGCAAAAACTACAGTTGCCGATCAATGAAAAGCGCTCCGCACTCCTCGCCGAGAGCATCGCCGCAGGAAAAGAAGCACGAGGGAGTTTATACCGGCTAACCGTACCGACAGGCGGAGGCAAGACGATTTCTTCCCTGGCGTTTGCCCTGCATTATGCAGCTCATGCCAAGAGAAAGCGCAGGCGCATCATCTACGTCATACCGTATACGTCGATCATCGAGCAGAATGCGGCTGTCTTTCGGGATTTGCTGGGGTCGGACAGTGTCGTCGAGCATCATCAGAATGTGGATTATGACGATGTGCAGGATATGGATATGAACCGCAAGCGGCTGGCGACGGAGAACTGGGATGCGCCCGTCATCGTGACGACGAACGTGCAGTTTTTCGAATCACTTTTTTCCAATCGCCCGTCGAAATGCCGCAAACTGCACAATCTTGCCGAGAGCATCGTGATCTTCGATGAGGCGCAGATGATTCCGATTGATTACTTGCGTCCCTCGCTCGCCGCAATCGAGGCGCTCGTGCGGCACTATGCGTGTACGGCGGTGCTCTGCACGGCGACGCAGCCGCCCCTCGGGCAGTTTTTCTCCGCTGATATGCAGCCGCTGGAAATCTGCCCGGCGCTCATGGAAAATGCAGCATTTTTCCGGCGCACGAAGATCGAGCTGCGCGAAGAGACAATGACGGAAGAGGAGCTTGCCGAAGAGCTGGCGGCTCATGAGCAGGTGCTTTGCATCGTCAATGTGAAAAAGACGGCGCAAAGTGTCTTCGATTTGCTGCGGGAAGACGAAGGAACGTACCACTTGTCCACGAATCTCTATCCCGTGCATCGCGAGCAGGTACTGGAAGAGATTCGCGCACGGCTCAAGGACGGCAAGCCGTGCCGCGTCATTTCGACGAGCCTTGTGGAGGCCGGCGTCGACCTCGACTTCCCCTGCGTCTACCGCGAGATCAACGGTCTCGACAGCATCGTGCAGGCGGCGGGCCGCTGCAATCGTGAGGGCAGGAGGTCGGCAGAGGAAAGCGCTGTGCATGTCTTTTCTCTGGAAAAGCTGGCGAAAAATGCGCAGCTGGCAGCTGAGATCACAAAGAATGTGGCGCGGAGTTTTGCCGAAGACTTGGCAAGTCCCGAAGCGATCCGCCGCTACTTTGAAGAGCTGTACGATCTGAGCGGCAAGAATCGTCTGGACAAGAAAGACATCATGGGACAGTCGGGGAAGTTTGCCTTTGCCGATATTGCAGACGATGTCCGCCTGATCGAGGATCGTACCAAGCCGATCTTCATTCCGCAAACCGAGGAGGGACAGGCGCTCTTGGCGCGGCTGGAACAAGGAGAGAGATCGCGCTCGCTTATGCGAAAGGTTGGACGCTACATCGTGACTGTCTATACGGGATATGCTGAAGCGCCGTTCGAACAGCTTGCCGCGCAGGGAAAGATCCGTATGCTGGATGAAAACCTCGCCGTGCTCGTTGATATGGCGGTATATGACTCAGAAAAGGGTCTGTCGAATAATGTTGGAGAGGGCGAAGGAATGTTCCTGTAG
- the cas8c gene encoding type I-C CRISPR-associated protein Cas8c/Csd1: MLQALVKRYETECKEGRLPQAGWEYRGVLFALVLSEAGDLLQVMPLAQQTMRGKKQVNVPRRIIVPMGETRASGICPFFLCDNSSYFLGLDEKDKAKRTAECFAAAKKLHEEVLGGVQSEAARAVLAFFERWQGGKEVLHTHPALGPYAAEISAGANLVFRVARTFVHEDPAVCEAWEKYLDDSGSKEKRRCLVTGTLAPIAAKHPALKGVTGAQATGAMLVSFNANAYESYGHDGEQGGNAPVSKKAAFAYGTALNALLADREHTKIIGDTTMVYWAEEESEAAQDLLCGMLFGDEDKMTDDLLDAVLKKVQAGAAIDYEGVAISYANPCYILGLAPNAARLSVRFFLQGSFGDFLRNLALHMEQMKIVRPSWETRGNVPLWELLRETVNPNAKVKMASPIMAGAMLRAVLTGGKYPVSVFQNILLRIHAEQGERKINARRAGFLKAYLMRNRGRKIAVALDENSTDVAYLLGRWFAVLEEVQEKANPEIKATIRDRFFDSACGTPAHVFPMLQKLALHHLKKLEAAPRVYLDKKLSEIMGKLDAKDMPRHLPLEEQGVFILGYYHQKQKRYEKKEEK, encoded by the coding sequence ATGCTCCAAGCACTGGTTAAAAGATATGAGACGGAGTGCAAAGAGGGACGGTTGCCGCAGGCAGGCTGGGAATATCGTGGCGTACTCTTCGCGCTCGTGCTTTCCGAAGCAGGCGACTTGCTCCAGGTGATGCCGCTCGCACAACAGACGATGCGCGGCAAAAAGCAGGTGAATGTCCCTAGGCGGATTATTGTCCCGATGGGGGAGACGCGTGCAAGTGGAATCTGCCCGTTCTTTCTCTGCGACAATTCGTCGTACTTTTTGGGGCTGGATGAGAAGGACAAGGCGAAGCGCACGGCAGAATGCTTTGCAGCCGCGAAGAAACTGCATGAAGAAGTCCTAGGCGGTGTCCAGTCGGAGGCGGCTCGAGCCGTTCTCGCCTTTTTCGAGCGTTGGCAGGGCGGCAAGGAGGTGCTGCACACACATCCGGCTCTCGGACCCTATGCCGCCGAGATTTCGGCGGGGGCGAACCTCGTGTTTCGTGTGGCGCGTACCTTCGTGCACGAAGATCCTGCCGTGTGTGAGGCATGGGAAAAATACCTTGATGACAGCGGGTCTAAGGAAAAGCGCCGCTGCCTCGTGACGGGCACATTGGCGCCGATCGCCGCCAAGCATCCGGCGCTCAAGGGTGTCACGGGCGCCCAAGCAACGGGAGCCATGCTCGTCTCCTTCAATGCCAATGCCTACGAATCCTACGGTCACGACGGCGAGCAGGGCGGCAATGCTCCCGTGTCGAAGAAGGCGGCGTTTGCCTACGGCACGGCGCTCAATGCCTTGCTTGCTGATCGCGAGCATACGAAGATCATAGGCGACACGACGATGGTCTATTGGGCCGAGGAGGAGAGCGAGGCGGCACAAGACTTGCTTTGCGGCATGCTTTTCGGCGATGAAGATAAGATGACCGATGATCTGCTGGACGCCGTGCTGAAAAAGGTGCAGGCAGGGGCGGCGATCGACTACGAGGGCGTGGCAATCTCCTATGCCAATCCCTGCTATATCCTGGGTCTGGCGCCCAATGCGGCGCGGCTTTCCGTACGATTCTTCCTGCAAGGATCTTTCGGAGATTTCTTGAGAAATCTCGCCCTGCACATGGAGCAGATGAAGATTGTTCGCCCGAGCTGGGAGACGCGCGGCAATGTGCCATTGTGGGAGCTCCTGCGTGAAACGGTGAATCCCAACGCCAAGGTGAAGATGGCTTCTCCCATCATGGCAGGAGCCATGCTGCGGGCCGTTTTGACCGGCGGCAAGTATCCCGTGTCCGTATTCCAAAACATTTTGCTGCGCATTCATGCAGAGCAGGGGGAGCGGAAAATCAATGCAAGGCGCGCCGGCTTTTTGAAAGCATATTTGATGCGAAATCGAGGGAGGAAGATCGCTGTGGCATTAGATGAAAACTCGACCGATGTTGCTTATTTGCTCGGACGCTGGTTCGCCGTTTTGGAAGAGGTGCAGGAGAAAGCGAATCCTGAGATCAAGGCGACGATTCGCGACCGTTTCTTTGATTCTGCCTGTGGAACGCCGGCGCACGTGTTCCCGATGCTGCAGAAGCTCGCGCTTCATCACTTGAAAAAGTTGGAGGCGGCTCCCAGAGTTTATTTGGACAAGAAGCTGTCGGAGATCATGGGAAAGCTGGACGCCAAGGATATGCCGCGTCATTTGCCGCTTGAGGAGCAGGGCGTATTCATCCTTGGTTACTATCATCAGAAGCAGAAGCGGTACGAAAAGAAGGAGGAAAAGTAA
- a CDS encoding M48 family metallopeptidase has translation MGKPVISLALAGIPVELERKSIKNIYLRVVPPAGTVRLSAPKRATLEELARFVAKHTAWIEEKQAKIAASPLPSARRFLSGERFFVWGEALQLTVKFGRGCNIVLRDGSRLILSLKAQEAESIPAEREALLNEWYRRELARAVPPLLARAETIVGKSAAEWRIKNMKTKWGTCNIRARRIWLNLQLAKYPSACLEYIIIHELTHLWERYHNAHFKSLMDKFCPDWRERKKIVNTPLGD, from the coding sequence ATGGGAAAGCCCGTCATATCTCTGGCGCTCGCGGGAATCCCCGTCGAGCTTGAACGAAAGTCCATCAAGAACATCTATCTGCGCGTCGTGCCGCCCGCAGGCACGGTGCGCTTGAGCGCACCGAAGCGCGCGACGCTCGAAGAGCTCGCACGTTTCGTCGCCAAGCATACGGCATGGATCGAGGAAAAGCAGGCGAAGATCGCCGCGAGTCCTCTGCCAAGCGCTCGCCGCTTCCTAAGCGGCGAGCGCTTCTTCGTCTGGGGCGAGGCGCTCCAGCTCACCGTGAAGTTCGGGCGTGGCTGCAACATCGTCCTGCGAGACGGCAGCCGACTCATCCTGAGCCTCAAGGCGCAGGAGGCCGAGAGCATCCCCGCCGAGCGTGAAGCTCTGCTGAACGAATGGTATCGCCGCGAACTCGCGCGCGCCGTGCCGCCGCTCTTGGCACGAGCCGAGACGATCGTCGGCAAGAGCGCCGCTGAATGGCGCATCAAGAACATGAAGACGAAGTGGGGCACCTGCAACATCCGCGCGCGCCGCATCTGGCTGAATCTGCAGCTCGCCAAATATCCGTCCGCCTGCCTCGAATACATCATCATCCACGAGCTTACGCATCTATGGGAGCGCTACCACAACGCGCATTTCAAGAGCCTCATGGACAAGTTCTGCCCCGACTGGCGCGAGCGCAAGAAGATCGTCAACACGCCGCTCGGGGATTGA
- a CDS encoding helix-turn-helix domain-containing protein, giving the protein MKQADNNKKNKHLTAQDRQEIMNGLDRGLSFKAIALLVQKDPTTISYEVKRHRKEHRNAFVQTDELCPLLEKAPFVCNACPKRRSANCRFLRLLYVAPQAHAEYEALLHDAREGIPLNRASFYKQDRIISSCIEKGQHIYHIVASHPELNVSLSTVYRHFSKGYYSASKIHLPRAVKFKPRKKKRADVVPSAIKKERTYADFLAHMEREGLSAHTQLDTVIGVSGGKVILTVHFTAFNFMFGLLLENKTAVQAALKFQEVKRTLTAGGFAFPALMPVMLTDNGGEFSDVFAFENNLEGEKEACLFFCDPMQSYQKAQIEKNHTLFRDIVPKGSSFDHFTQDTVNLIFSHINGVRRNIYSGKSPYEMFTFAFSEELAALLGISYVAPEDVVQSPRLLKG; this is encoded by the coding sequence ATGAAGCAAGCAGACAACAACAAGAAGAACAAGCACCTTACTGCACAAGACCGCCAGGAAATCATGAACGGGCTCGACAGGGGATTGTCCTTCAAGGCGATCGCCCTGCTCGTTCAGAAAGATCCTACCACCATATCTTACGAAGTGAAGCGACATCGCAAAGAGCACCGCAATGCGTTCGTGCAAACAGACGAACTCTGCCCCTTGCTCGAAAAGGCACCCTTCGTCTGCAACGCCTGCCCCAAGCGCCGTTCTGCTAACTGCCGCTTCCTCCGCCTTCTCTATGTCGCTCCGCAGGCACATGCCGAATACGAAGCGCTCCTGCACGATGCACGCGAAGGCATTCCGTTGAACCGTGCGTCTTTTTACAAGCAGGATCGCATCATTTCCTCTTGCATTGAGAAGGGGCAGCACATTTATCATATCGTCGCTTCTCACCCAGAGCTCAATGTGTCTCTCAGCACAGTTTATCGGCATTTTTCCAAGGGATATTATTCGGCTTCCAAGATTCACCTTCCACGCGCCGTAAAGTTCAAGCCTCGCAAAAAGAAGCGGGCGGATGTCGTTCCTTCTGCCATAAAGAAGGAACGCACCTATGCGGATTTCCTCGCTCATATGGAACGGGAAGGGCTTAGCGCACATACGCAGCTTGATACCGTTATCGGAGTTTCAGGCGGCAAAGTCATCCTCACCGTCCACTTCACTGCGTTCAATTTCATGTTCGGGCTTCTGCTCGAAAACAAGACGGCTGTGCAGGCTGCCTTGAAGTTCCAAGAGGTCAAACGAACTTTGACTGCAGGCGGTTTTGCTTTTCCTGCCCTTATGCCCGTGATGCTTACGGACAACGGTGGAGAGTTCTCCGATGTTTTCGCCTTTGAGAACAATCTTGAGGGGGAAAAGGAGGCCTGCCTTTTTTTCTGCGATCCCATGCAGTCTTACCAGAAGGCGCAAATTGAGAAGAATCACACGCTTTTTCGCGATATTGTGCCGAAGGGGTCTTCTTTCGACCATTTCACACAGGATACCGTCAATTTGATTTTTTCGCACATCAATGGCGTCCGTCGCAACATTTACAGCGGCAAGTCTCCCTATGAGATGTTTACGTTCGCTTTTTCCGAGGAACTGGCTGCTCTTTTGGGCATCTCGTATGTTGCGCCGGAAGATGTCGTGCAGTCTCCTAGACTTCTAAAGGGCTGA
- the cas7c gene encoding type I-C CRISPR-associated protein Cas7/Csd2 codes for MAEAIKNRYDFVILFDVENGNPNGDPDAGNMPRVDQETGYGLVTDVCLKRKIRNYVETAQEGKPGYRIYIKENVPLVQSDQEACDHLGIKDIKKVKASDPAIDGKIRDFMCSNFFDIRTFGAVMTTFVQGALNCGQVRGPVQLGFARSIDPILPQEITITRTAITTVKDAQTKKTEIGRKFIVPYALYKVEGYVSANLARKTTGFSEEDLALLWQAILRMFELDRSAARGNMATRELIVFRHESELGNAPSYKLFERIHVKKKATEEPARSYQDYEVTVDEADLPEGVTCTRMS; via the coding sequence ATGGCGGAAGCAATCAAAAATCGGTATGATTTTGTCATTCTTTTTGATGTCGAAAACGGCAATCCGAACGGCGATCCCGATGCGGGCAACATGCCGCGCGTCGATCAAGAGACCGGATACGGACTGGTCACCGACGTTTGCCTCAAGCGGAAGATTCGCAACTACGTGGAAACGGCGCAGGAAGGGAAGCCGGGCTATCGCATTTACATCAAGGAAAACGTGCCGCTCGTTCAAAGCGATCAGGAGGCGTGCGACCACCTCGGCATCAAGGACATCAAGAAGGTCAAGGCCTCAGATCCTGCGATTGACGGCAAGATTCGCGACTTCATGTGCAGCAATTTCTTCGATATCCGCACCTTCGGCGCCGTCATGACGACCTTCGTGCAGGGAGCGCTGAACTGCGGGCAGGTGCGCGGTCCCGTGCAGCTCGGCTTTGCGCGCAGCATCGATCCCATTCTGCCGCAGGAGATCACCATCACGCGCACGGCGATCACGACGGTGAAGGACGCGCAGACGAAGAAGACGGAAATCGGCCGCAAATTCATCGTACCCTATGCGCTCTACAAGGTCGAAGGCTATGTTTCAGCAAACCTTGCGCGCAAGACGACGGGCTTCTCCGAAGAGGACTTGGCGCTCTTGTGGCAGGCGATCCTGCGCATGTTTGAGCTTGACCGCTCGGCGGCGCGCGGCAATATGGCGACGCGCGAACTCATCGTCTTCCGCCACGAAAGCGAGCTTGGCAATGCGCCGTCCTACAAGCTTTTTGAGCGCATTCATGTCAAAAAGAAGGCGACGGAGGAGCCGGCGCGCAGCTATCAGGATTATGAGGTCACCGTTGACGAAGCAGATCTGCCGGAAGGCGTGACCTGCACGCGCATGAGCTGA
- the cas4 gene encoding CRISPR-associated protein Cas4 — MAYREEEWLDVAGIQHFLFCRRQWALIHIEQQWQENLRTVEGQIVHEKCHDGSLHESRGDLLVARALRISSAKLGVSGISDVVEFHREKAGARLHGQEGFWRPVPVEYKRGKTKDGEEDVSQLVLQALCLEEMLCCQIPVGYLFYDEIHRRQKVEITQDLRDFVLHTLAEMHKEYSRRATPKVKVTKKCRSCSLKDLCLPKLEKAVDVFDYYAAALKGV, encoded by the coding sequence ATGGCATATCGCGAAGAGGAGTGGCTGGATGTCGCCGGCATCCAGCATTTCCTCTTTTGCCGCAGGCAGTGGGCGCTCATTCACATCGAGCAGCAATGGCAGGAAAACTTGCGTACAGTCGAGGGGCAGATTGTCCACGAGAAATGTCATGACGGCAGTCTGCACGAATCGCGCGGGGATTTGCTCGTGGCGCGTGCCCTGCGCATTTCTTCGGCAAAGCTCGGTGTGAGCGGCATCTCGGATGTCGTGGAATTTCACAGGGAAAAGGCAGGTGCGCGACTGCACGGGCAGGAAGGATTTTGGCGTCCCGTCCCCGTTGAATACAAGCGCGGCAAGACGAAAGACGGCGAAGAGGATGTTTCGCAGCTCGTCCTGCAGGCGCTTTGCCTTGAGGAAATGCTTTGCTGCCAGATTCCTGTCGGTTATCTTTTTTATGATGAAATCCATCGGCGGCAGAAGGTGGAAATCACGCAAGATTTGCGAGATTTCGTTCTGCATACGCTCGCTGAGATGCACAAGGAATATTCCCGCAGGGCGACACCCAAGGTCAAGGTGACGAAAAAATGCCGCAGCTGTTCGCTGAAAGACCTGTGCCTGCCGAAGCTGGAAAAAGCGGTGGATGTTTTCGACTATTATGCAGCTGCCTTGAAGGGGGTGTGA
- the cas5c gene encoding type I-C CRISPR-associated protein Cas5c: MAYGVRLEVWGEAACFTRPELKAERFSYAVMTPSAARGVLEAVFWHPGLHWVVDRIYVLAKTQFTNVRRNELKAKIPARTVKAFAEKERGELYQSTKEDIQQRAATILKEPHYIIEAHFEMTEKASASDNEGKFREMFCRRARKGQCYHAPYLGCREFPARFRLYEEAELPPTNGETKDLGFMLYDIDYSDPKNLQPMFFQAQLVDGVLDLRDCGVYR; encoded by the coding sequence ATGGCCTATGGCGTTCGCCTTGAGGTTTGGGGCGAAGCGGCGTGCTTTACGCGGCCGGAGTTGAAGGCGGAGCGCTTTTCCTACGCCGTCATGACGCCGAGCGCAGCGCGAGGGGTCTTGGAAGCCGTGTTTTGGCATCCTGGCTTGCATTGGGTGGTTGATCGCATCTATGTCCTCGCCAAGACACAATTCACGAATGTCCGCCGCAATGAGCTCAAGGCAAAGATTCCTGCGCGTACGGTGAAGGCTTTTGCGGAGAAAGAGCGTGGGGAACTCTATCAGTCCACGAAGGAGGATATCCAGCAGCGTGCCGCCACCATCTTGAAGGAGCCGCATTACATCATTGAAGCGCATTTCGAGATGACGGAGAAGGCATCGGCATCGGACAACGAGGGGAAATTTCGTGAGATGTTCTGCCGACGCGCACGCAAGGGACAGTGCTATCATGCACCGTATCTGGGCTGCCGCGAGTTTCCCGCGCGCTTCCGGCTGTACGAGGAAGCGGAGCTTCCGCCGACGAATGGGGAAACGAAAGATCTGGGCTTCATGCTCTATGATATCGACTACTCGGATCCCAAGAATCTTCAGCCGATGTTTTTCCAAGCACAGCTTGTGGACGGCGTGCTCGACCTTAGGGATTGCGGGGTGTATCGTTAA
- the gyrA gene encoding DNA gyrase subunit A, which yields MDFGEGKIVPVNLASEMKNSYIDYAMSVIVARALPDVRDGLKPVHRRILYAMQEAGMGSGKPYKKSARIVGEVLGKYHPHGDSSVYDAIVRMAQDFSMRYMLADGHGNFGSVDGDPAAAMRYTEVRMSKVAELMLQDIDKETVDFAPNYDESLKEPTVLPAKFPQLLANGTAGIAVGMATNIPPHNMREVIDGTLMLIDRPDATVEELMTVIKGPDFPTAGLILGTEGIRQAYTTGRGVIKLRARVHIETTSSGRSRIIVTELPYQVNKARLVEKIAELVRDKAIEGITALNDESDRSGMRIVIDVRRDANANVILNQLYKHTQLQDSFGVIMLALVDGSPRVLTLKEVLHYYIKHQQDVITRRTKYELAKAEARAHILEGLTIALDHLDAVITTIRESRTADIARERLMEDFKLSEKQAQAILDLRLQRLTGLEREKIEEEYQEVLKMIDWLKSVLADEGKIDKIIKDELLAVREKYGDERRTEITIDTSEINVEDLIAQEDVVITLTHNNYIKRMPLDTYRRQKRGGVGVTGMGTKEADFVENILVTTTHHTILFFTNRGRVYCLKAYEINEASRQAKGTAIINLLQLESEEKITAVIQVKEFLPERYLFMATKKGIVKKTSLSEFQSIRRGGLNAINLDEDDDLIGVKFTDGEKHVILGTAGGMAVAFAEDDVRSMGRTARGVKGINLKAGDVVVGMDNLARNAEVLTITAEGYGKRTATSEYRLQTRGGKGLINMKVTEKTGAVIGLKVVRPGQELILITTDGIVIRTKVDEISVISRNTQGVKVVRLGEGDKAASFAAMEQKNN from the coding sequence GTGGATTTTGGCGAGGGGAAGATCGTTCCTGTAAATCTCGCAAGTGAGATGAAGAATTCCTATATCGACTACGCCATGAGCGTCATCGTCGCCCGCGCCCTGCCGGACGTGCGCGACGGTCTGAAGCCCGTGCACCGCCGCATCCTCTATGCGATGCAGGAAGCGGGCATGGGGTCGGGCAAGCCGTACAAGAAGTCGGCGCGCATCGTCGGCGAAGTCCTCGGTAAGTACCACCCGCATGGCGACAGTTCCGTCTACGACGCGATCGTGCGCATGGCGCAGGATTTTTCCATGCGCTACATGCTCGCCGACGGTCACGGCAACTTCGGCTCGGTCGACGGCGATCCGGCGGCGGCGATGCGCTACACCGAGGTGCGCATGTCGAAGGTCGCGGAGCTCATGCTGCAGGACATCGACAAGGAAACGGTGGATTTCGCACCGAACTACGACGAGTCCTTGAAAGAGCCGACCGTGCTGCCCGCGAAGTTCCCACAGCTTCTTGCGAATGGCACGGCGGGCATTGCTGTCGGCATGGCGACGAACATCCCGCCGCACAATATGCGCGAGGTCATCGACGGCACGTTGATGCTCATCGATCGCCCCGATGCTACCGTTGAAGAGCTTATGACGGTCATCAAGGGGCCGGATTTCCCGACGGCGGGACTGATCCTCGGCACGGAGGGCATACGTCAGGCATACACGACAGGGCGCGGCGTCATCAAGCTGCGCGCGCGCGTGCACATCGAGACGACGTCGAGCGGCCGCTCGCGCATCATCGTGACGGAGCTGCCCTATCAGGTGAACAAGGCGCGTCTCGTCGAGAAGATCGCCGAGCTCGTGCGCGACAAGGCGATCGAGGGCATCACGGCCTTGAACGACGAGTCCGACCGCAGCGGTATGCGCATCGTCATCGACGTGCGCCGCGACGCGAATGCCAACGTCATCTTGAACCAGCTCTACAAGCACACGCAGCTGCAGGACAGCTTCGGCGTCATCATGCTCGCGCTCGTCGACGGCAGTCCGCGCGTGCTCACGCTCAAAGAGGTGCTGCATTACTACATCAAGCACCAGCAGGACGTCATCACGCGGCGCACGAAGTACGAATTGGCGAAAGCCGAGGCGCGCGCTCATATCCTCGAAGGCTTGACCATCGCGCTCGATCACCTCGACGCCGTCATCACGACGATCCGCGAGAGCCGCACGGCGGACATCGCGCGTGAGCGCCTGATGGAAGACTTCAAGCTCAGCGAGAAGCAGGCACAGGCGATTCTCGATCTTCGTCTGCAGCGTCTGACGGGTCTTGAGCGCGAGAAGATCGAGGAAGAGTACCAAGAGGTCTTGAAGATGATCGACTGGCTCAAATCCGTTCTCGCCGACGAGGGAAAGATCGACAAGATCATCAAGGACGAGCTTCTTGCCGTGCGCGAGAAGTACGGCGACGAGCGCCGCACGGAAATCACGATCGACACATCCGAGATCAACGTCGAAGACCTCATCGCGCAGGAAGACGTCGTCATCACGCTCACGCATAACAACTACATCAAGCGCATGCCGCTCGACACATATCGTCGCCAGAAGCGCGGCGGCGTCGGCGTGACGGGCATGGGCACGAAGGAAGCCGACTTCGTCGAAAATATCCTCGTCACGACGACGCACCACACGATCCTCTTCTTTACGAACCGCGGGCGCGTTTACTGTCTCAAGGCATACGAGATCAACGAGGCGAGCCGCCAGGCGAAGGGCACGGCGATCATCAACCTGCTGCAGCTTGAGAGCGAAGAGAAGATCACAGCGGTCATCCAGGTCAAGGAGTTCTTGCCCGAACGCTACCTCTTCATGGCGACGAAGAAGGGCATCGTGAAGAAGACGAGCCTTTCCGAGTTCCAGTCGATCCGCAGAGGCGGGCTCAATGCGATCAACCTCGACGAGGACGACGACCTCATCGGCGTCAAGTTCACGGACGGCGAAAAGCATGTGATACTCGGCACGGCGGGCGGCATGGCGGTCGCCTTCGCCGAAGACGATGTGCGCTCGATGGGACGCACGGCGCGCGGCGTCAAGGGCATCAATCTGAAGGCGGGCGATGTGGTCGTTGGCATGGACAACCTCGCGCGCAATGCCGAGGTTCTGACGATCACGGCGGAAGGCTACGGCAAGCGCACGGCGACGAGCGAATATCGTCTGCAGACGCGCGGCGGCAAGGGCCTCATCAACATGAAGGTCACGGAAAAGACGGGCGCGGTCATCGGCCTCAAGGTCGTGCGTCCAGGACAGGAGCTGATCCTCATCACGACGGACGGCATCGTCATCCGCACGAAGGTCGACGAGATTTCCGTCATCAGCCGCAACACGCAGGGCGTCAAGGTCGTGCGTCTCGGCGAAGGCGACAAGGCAGCGTCGTTCGCCGCGATGGAGCAGAAGAATAACTGA